The following coding sequences are from one Mugil cephalus isolate CIBA_MC_2020 chromosome 9, CIBA_Mcephalus_1.1, whole genome shotgun sequence window:
- the LOC125013763 gene encoding olfactory receptor 51G2-like, translated as MTNKYLYNLQTVLLPQTRNMVNSTLSYFVLSAYVHLGNLRYFYFTLTALLYVVIVVVNMSLVLLICVNRSLHEPMYMFLCSLFVNELYGSTGLFPFLLVQILSDLHTVPAPLCFLQIYCLYTYAHVEFCNLAVMSYDRYLAICCPLQYNTRMTYNKALILIGLIWFYSFVKFLITLSLNIRLPLCGNIINSLYCHNYLVVKLACSGAEVNNIFGLFGTVLTVLVPLLPILFSYMKILRVCFSGSGQTRQKALSTCMPHLVSLWNFSFGCCFEILQSRFDMSRVPSLMRIILSLYFLLIQPLLNPIMYGMKMSKIRKMYKHMFCYNMFACHRDEM; from the coding sequence atgacaaacaaatatttatataatttgcAAACTGTTCTTTTACCTCAAACTAGAAACATGGTCAATTCAACTTTATCCTACTTCGTTCTTAGCGCGTACGTTCATTTAGGAAATCTGAGGTACTTTTATTTCACGTTGACTGCTTTGCTGTACGTTGTTATAGTTGTAGTCAACATGTCTCTGGTGCTGCTGATCTGTGTGAACAGGAGCTTACATGAACCTATGTACATGTTCCTGTGCAGCctgtttgtgaatgagctgtatgGCAGCACAGGCTTGTTCCcgttcctcctggtccagatcCTCTCAGACCTCCACACGGTTCCTGCTCCGCtctgtttcctgcagatttACTGTCTCTATACTTATGCTCACGTAGAGTTCTGTAATTTAGCCGTCATGTCTTATGACCGGTACCTGGCCATCTGCTGTCCTCTGCAGTATAACACACGTATGACGTATAACAAAGCGCTTATCTTAATTGGGCTGATATGGTTTTACTCTTTTGTCAAATTCTTAATTACTTTATCCTTAAACATCCGTTTGCCTCTTTGTGGAAACATCATAAACAGTTTGTATTGTCACAACTACCTGGTGGTGAAGTTGGCCTGTTCTGGTGCcgaagtgaataacatctttGGACTCTTTGGTACCGTCCTCACAGTTCTAGTCCCTCTGCTTCCCATCCTCTTCTCCTACATGAAGATCCTCAGAGTGTGTTTCTCTGGCTCTGGACAAACCCGTCAGAAAGCTCTGAGTACCTGCATGCCTCACCTCGTATCACTCTGGAACTTCTCTTTCGGCTGCTGCTTTGAGATTCTCCAGAGCAGGTTTGATATGAGCCGTGTGCCCAGTTTGATGAGGATcattctctctctgtatttccTCCTCATTCAGCCTCTTCTGAATCCCATCATGTACGggatgaaaatgtcaaaaatcagAAAGATGTACAAACACATGTTCTGTTATAATATGTTTGCTTGTCACAGGGATGAGATGTAA